The Bacteroidota bacterium genomic interval CTTAACTACCTCCTGTACTTCCACCTTGTAAACTAAGGGCGTATTTGATACAATCTTCTTTTCATCTCCATGAAAACCATAGGCCTGATGAGAAGGAAAAATAAAAGTTGCGCTGGCTCCCTGACTCATCAGTTTTAACCCTTCATGCATCCCTTTAATTTCTTCCTGATGGTCGACAGACAATATTTTTTCCTCCATGGGGTAAATCACCTTCCCTTCCAAACTTTCTACAATAAATGTATACTTAACCTTATCGCCTGATTTTATCAATGAATCTACATTATTACTGATATAATAAAGAAAACCATAATGTGATCTCTCAAACTTTTCATCATGATTTTCGAGATATTCCCTGAAATGAATCTCTTCTTTTTGGTTGATTTTCTTTGCCAGTTCAATAGACCCTTTATAATCAACACCTGAACTAACACTCACAGGATAGCGAGGCTCACGATCGCTACATGAATAAAGAAACAGAACTACTAAAGAAAGAGAAAATATTAATTCAATTTTACTTCTAGTCATTGGAATTCAAAATTTTGTCCTTATTTGATTTTACAACATCTCTAAAAATTTCCACAACTTTTCCGATTGGCAAATCAAGCCTGCCTCCGGCAGCATTTATATGCCCCCCACCGTTAAAATGATCTCTAGAAAGCTGGTTT includes:
- a CDS encoding FKBP-type peptidyl-prolyl cis-trans isomerase → MTRSKIELIFSLSLVVLFLYSCSDREPRYPVSVSSGVDYKGSIELAKKINQKEEIHFREYLENHDEKFERSHYGFLYYISNNVDSLIKSGDKVKYTFIVESLEGKVIYPMEEKILSVDHQEEIKGMHEGLKLMSQGASATFIFPSHQAYGFHGDEKKIVSNTPLVYKVEVQEVVKKEVESTGEESEVRDIFEREFQVKEWNRKGLKREVQPNKTDSLEESVNEIELNKEADTIQVPKEVSNKGEELKEVPVKEEEVKEVPVKKEE